A window of the Nitrosococcus wardiae genome harbors these coding sequences:
- a CDS encoding DUF4912 domain-containing protein: MNKENRPFSQQGLLQISQETRDRFFLPPPADRTKVVLMVVNPYCIYAHWSVLKQDLVRARKKLRIKKHTQLVLRFYDLTAGNLAAPASFDVTVPRKADHRYVDLWADDKRYRVELGLANAKSEFVPLAGSNIIETPRASPADPIAPVVFVRHNTQPPLPVKTFPLEFSISLEERATRTQEFITHHFPCLLESPQTQPQENLTSTSVPFSTWSASLPKRSP; the protein is encoded by the coding sequence ATGAATAAAGAAAATAGACCTTTTTCCCAGCAAGGACTGCTCCAAATCAGCCAAGAAACAAGGGATCGATTTTTTCTGCCCCCTCCCGCAGATAGGACCAAAGTGGTATTAATGGTGGTAAACCCCTATTGTATTTATGCCCATTGGTCAGTGCTGAAGCAAGATCTAGTTCGCGCTCGAAAGAAGCTCAGGATAAAGAAACATACTCAACTTGTGCTGCGGTTTTATGACTTAACAGCCGGGAATCTTGCCGCTCCCGCTAGCTTTGATGTGACTGTCCCTAGGAAAGCCGATCACCGGTATGTGGATCTTTGGGCAGACGATAAACGTTATCGGGTAGAACTTGGGCTAGCGAATGCTAAGAGCGAATTTGTCCCCCTGGCAGGCTCTAATATCATCGAAACCCCCCGCGCTAGTCCTGCCGATCCTATCGCTCCGGTAGTTTTTGTGCGCCACAATACCCAACCTCCTCTCCCGGTTAAAACCTTTCCTCTAGAATTTTCTATTTCTCTTGAGGAGCGGGCTACCCGGACTCAAGAATTTATCACCCACCATTTTCCCTGCCTGCTAGAATCGCCCCAAACACAGCCCCAGGAGAATCTGACTTCAACGTCAGTCCCTTTCTCCACATGGTCTGCAAGCCTCCCCAAGAGATCACCCTAA
- a CDS encoding 2-oxoglutarate dehydrogenase E1 component, whose amino-acid sequence MNAIVEKRDSTSPLYAANAPYLEELYENYLKDPNSVPIHWRKWFERLQAGVPEQPIPEPPSRPLGPGVRPSVPPVSAEAVAGGLTAEAAEKQTAVLQLINAYRFRGHQKANIDPLRLHERPLVPELDPAFHGLTEEDLDKVFSTGSLIGLAQAPLRQILALVKQIYCHTLGAEYMHITETAEKRWIQNYVEGAQGNLSPSAELRRHILERLTAAEGLERYLHTKYVGQKRFSLEGGDSLIPLLDSLILHAGSKGMEEIVIGMAHRGRLNVLVNTLGKLPRDLFMEFEGRHEVDDRRSGDVKYHLGFSADADTPGGPVHIALAFNPSHLEIIDPVVEGSVRARQQRRKDWLGDEVIPVLIHGDSAFAGQGVVMENFNMSQSRGFFTGGTLHIVVNNQIGFTTSNPLDTRSTVYCTDVAKMVQAPIFHVNGDDPEAVIFATHLAFDYRMTFKKDVVIDLICYRRQGHNEADEPAVTQPLMYRKIRSHPTIRRLYAERLTAQNIVAPEEPDRIMENYRQALEQGTNVAPYATESAHPFKVDWKPFLGTPWDQPVETGVPLQRLQELAARIEQLPKGFELHSRVSNILADRRKMAAGALPIDWGFAETLAYATLLDEGYSVRLTGQDSGRGTFFHRHAVIYNQKDGCAYVPLEQVNPEQVDFSIIDSLLSEEAVVAFEYGYAATEPNALVIWEAQFGDFVNGAQVVVDQFISSGEAKWSRLCGLVLFLPHGYEGQGPEHSSARLERFLQLCAEDNIQVCVPTTPAQMFHMLRRQILRPYRKPLIVMSPKSLLRHRLSVSSLDEFCSGAFQLVIGEIDDIKPAMVERVILCSGKVYYDLLQARRDQEQHDVAILRLEQLYPFPRQQLEEELKRYRRAKEIIWCQEEPQNQGAWDQIRRRLQECLRRNQTLRYAGRASSAAPAVGYFNLHLKQQRALVKEALSPWEKNE is encoded by the coding sequence ATGAATGCTATTGTCGAGAAACGAGACAGCACTTCCCCCCTATATGCGGCCAACGCCCCTTATCTGGAAGAGTTATATGAAAATTATCTAAAGGATCCTAACAGCGTACCGATCCATTGGCGGAAATGGTTCGAGCGCCTCCAGGCGGGTGTTCCGGAACAGCCTATTCCCGAGCCTCCTTCCCGCCCCCTCGGGCCAGGAGTACGGCCATCGGTGCCCCCCGTATCAGCAGAAGCCGTAGCCGGAGGATTAACGGCTGAAGCGGCTGAAAAACAAACTGCCGTGCTTCAGCTGATCAATGCTTACCGCTTCCGTGGTCATCAAAAAGCCAATATCGATCCCTTGCGCCTCCATGAACGCCCCTTGGTTCCAGAGCTCGATCCTGCTTTCCATGGCCTGACAGAAGAGGACCTGGATAAGGTCTTTAGTACCGGATCCCTTATTGGACTTGCTCAAGCCCCTCTGCGGCAGATCCTTGCTCTAGTAAAGCAAATCTATTGCCATACCCTCGGCGCTGAATATATGCACATCACTGAAACCGCCGAGAAACGCTGGATCCAAAATTACGTGGAAGGAGCACAGGGTAATCTGAGCCCGTCGGCAGAATTGCGGCGCCATATTCTGGAGCGGCTTACAGCAGCCGAAGGGCTAGAGCGTTATTTGCATACCAAGTATGTGGGTCAGAAACGCTTTTCCCTGGAGGGAGGGGATAGTTTGATTCCCCTCTTGGATAGCCTTATTCTCCATGCAGGCAGTAAAGGAATGGAGGAAATTGTTATTGGCATGGCTCACCGGGGGCGGTTGAATGTACTGGTGAATACCCTAGGTAAATTGCCCCGGGATTTATTTATGGAATTTGAAGGCCGTCACGAGGTGGATGACCGGCGCTCGGGAGATGTCAAATATCACTTAGGCTTCTCGGCAGACGCTGATACTCCAGGAGGCCCGGTTCATATTGCCCTGGCCTTTAACCCCTCCCATTTAGAGATCATTGACCCGGTGGTGGAGGGTTCAGTGCGGGCGCGTCAGCAGCGACGCAAGGATTGGTTAGGGGATGAGGTAATACCCGTGCTGATCCATGGGGATTCTGCCTTTGCCGGTCAGGGTGTGGTCATGGAAAACTTCAACATGTCCCAATCACGGGGGTTTTTCACCGGTGGCACTCTCCATATCGTAGTTAACAACCAGATCGGTTTTACCACCAGTAACCCCCTGGATACCCGGTCTACGGTTTACTGCACGGATGTGGCTAAGATGGTGCAAGCGCCGATTTTCCATGTCAACGGCGATGATCCGGAAGCCGTTATCTTCGCGACTCACTTAGCCTTTGATTACCGCATGACGTTTAAAAAGGATGTGGTGATCGATCTGATATGCTACCGGCGCCAAGGGCATAACGAGGCGGATGAGCCGGCGGTGACCCAGCCGCTGATGTATCGAAAGATCCGCTCCCATCCTACGATTCGCCGCCTTTATGCTGAGCGCTTAACAGCACAAAATATTGTTGCTCCCGAAGAGCCAGATCGGATCATGGAAAACTACCGGCAAGCCCTGGAACAAGGGACCAATGTAGCGCCCTATGCGACGGAGAGCGCCCATCCTTTTAAAGTAGACTGGAAGCCTTTCCTGGGGACTCCATGGGATCAGCCGGTGGAGACTGGAGTGCCTTTGCAGCGGCTGCAAGAGCTTGCGGCCCGTATCGAACAGCTCCCTAAAGGATTTGAACTCCACTCCCGTGTGAGCAATATTTTGGCTGACCGTCGCAAAATGGCGGCTGGGGCCTTGCCTATTGATTGGGGATTTGCCGAGACTTTGGCCTATGCCACGTTGCTGGATGAAGGGTACTCGGTTCGGCTAACGGGTCAAGACAGTGGCCGCGGCACTTTCTTCCATCGCCATGCCGTCATTTATAATCAAAAAGACGGCTGCGCCTATGTTCCTCTGGAGCAGGTGAATCCAGAGCAAGTTGATTTTAGTATTATTGATTCCCTCCTGTCGGAAGAGGCGGTAGTGGCGTTTGAATATGGCTATGCCGCCACCGAGCCCAATGCTCTAGTGATCTGGGAAGCTCAGTTTGGAGATTTTGTTAATGGCGCCCAGGTGGTGGTTGATCAATTTATTAGTTCTGGAGAAGCAAAATGGTCACGACTGTGTGGGCTGGTATTATTTTTGCCTCATGGTTACGAAGGTCAAGGGCCAGAGCATTCCTCCGCCCGGCTGGAGCGTTTTCTACAGCTATGTGCGGAAGATAATATCCAAGTCTGTGTGCCGACCACACCGGCTCAGATGTTTCATATGCTGCGGCGGCAAATACTGCGACCTTATCGTAAACCCCTTATCGTGATGTCCCCTAAGAGTTTGCTGCGCCATCGGCTCTCGGTGTCCTCCCTGGATGAATTTTGCAGCGGAGCTTTCCAGCTAGTGATTGGCGAAATAGATGATATTAAGCCTGCTATGGTGGAGCGGGTAATCCTATGTTCTGGAAAAGTGTACTACGATTTGCTTCAGGCGCGGCGGGATCAGGAACAGCATGATGTGGCTATTCTCCGCCTAGAGCAGCTCTATCCGTTTCCGCGGCAACAATTGGAAGAAGAACTAAAGCGCTACCGTAGGGCGAAGGAGATCATCTGGTGCCAGGAAGAACCTCAAAACCAGGGGGCTTGGGATCAGATTCGGCGCCGCTTGCAAGAATGTCTGCGTCGCAACCAAACCTTGCGCTACGCGGGTCGGGCTTCGTCGGCAGCACCTGCAGTCGGCTACTTCAACTTGCATCTTAAACAGCAGCGTGCCTTGGTTAAAGAAGCGCTCAGTCCGTGGGAAAAAAATGAATAA
- the odhB gene encoding 2-oxoglutarate dehydrogenase complex dihydrolipoyllysine-residue succinyltransferase, giving the protein MGIEVRVPRLPESVTEAIVGDWHKKPGDRVQRDETLLDLETEKVVLDVPAPSDGILQEVTKEKGATVGSEEVLGIIEPAEVAEKETPEAPAGDTKAAGEEKAEAEARAPAPSLEVGAPPVRPRETEGEEMPPLSPAVRRLIREYQLDPREIPATGKDGRLTKTDVVRFLQSEELVAAPTAPEQAPPPEAKPAAVPKGEDYGVRREAMSRLRQRIAERMLESQQATATLTTFNEVNMQEVMKLRHRYQDVFEKRYRVRLGLMSFFIKACIEALKRYPIVNATIHGNDILYYQYYHIGIAVATPRGLVVPVLRDADHLNFADIETQITDFAQRARNGQLTIEELTGGTFTITNGGVFGSLLSTPILNPPQSAILGMHKVEDRPVAENGEVKIRPMMYVALSYDHRLIDGKEAVQFLVAVKEALEDPVRLLLEV; this is encoded by the coding sequence ATGGGGATAGAGGTGCGGGTACCGAGATTGCCTGAATCGGTGACAGAGGCTATCGTCGGGGATTGGCATAAAAAACCCGGCGACCGTGTACAGCGGGATGAAACGTTGTTGGATCTTGAAACTGAGAAGGTGGTGCTAGATGTGCCTGCTCCCAGCGATGGGATTTTGCAGGAGGTGACAAAAGAAAAAGGTGCTACGGTAGGCAGTGAAGAAGTGCTCGGAATCATTGAACCTGCCGAGGTAGCTGAGAAAGAAACCCCAGAAGCCCCGGCAGGTGATACTAAAGCTGCCGGCGAAGAAAAAGCAGAGGCTGAAGCTAGGGCCCCGGCCCCTTCCTTGGAAGTGGGTGCACCTCCGGTCCGTCCTAGAGAGACAGAAGGGGAGGAAATGCCGCCCCTCAGTCCAGCCGTTCGCCGTTTGATTAGAGAGTATCAATTAGATCCGCGGGAAATCCCGGCTACAGGCAAGGATGGCCGTTTGACTAAAACCGATGTGGTCCGGTTTCTCCAATCAGAAGAGCTGGTGGCTGCCCCCACCGCACCGGAGCAAGCCCCGCCACCTGAAGCTAAGCCTGCGGCGGTTCCAAAAGGAGAGGACTATGGTGTTCGGCGGGAGGCTATGAGCCGGTTACGGCAACGGATTGCTGAACGGATGCTTGAATCCCAGCAGGCCACAGCGACCTTGACCACCTTTAATGAAGTGAACATGCAAGAGGTGATGAAACTGCGCCACCGCTACCAGGACGTCTTTGAAAAACGTTATAGGGTACGGCTTGGTCTGATGTCTTTTTTTATTAAAGCTTGTATCGAAGCTTTAAAGCGCTACCCCATCGTTAATGCCACTATCCATGGCAACGATATTTTGTATTATCAGTATTATCATATTGGTATTGCTGTAGCAACGCCTCGCGGCTTAGTGGTTCCCGTACTTCGGGATGCGGATCATCTTAATTTTGCCGATATTGAAACCCAAATTACAGACTTTGCCCAGCGGGCCCGCAATGGCCAGTTGACCATTGAAGAATTGACCGGGGGAACTTTTACCATCACTAATGGTGGGGTGTTCGGTTCCCTGTTATCGACCCCCATACTGAATCCGCCCCAGAGCGCCATTCTGGGGATGCATAAGGTTGAAGATCGGCCTGTGGCGGAAAATGGCGAAGTTAAGATTCGGCCAATGATGTATGTAGCGCTTTCCTATGATCACCGCCTTATCGATGGTAAGGAGGCAGTCCAATTTTTGGTGGCAGTCAAAGAAGCCCTAGAAGATCCCGTACGGTTATTGCTTGAAGTGTGA